The following DNA comes from Enterocloster bolteae.
AAGGCCCAGCACATTGTCATTGAACACACAGCCCTTAAGTCCCAGGAACAGACCGGTAGCTGCAATCACCGGAATGATAGGAATAAAGATGTCGCCCAGCATGCGCATCATGCGCTTGACGCCCTTTTGCTGGTTCTTTACCAGTTCATCCTGCTCCTGCTTGGACAGGGTATTGAGTCCCAGCCCTTCCATCTCCCCATAGACCTTATTCACAATCCCTGTGCCCAGGATAATCTGGTACTGGCCGGCGTTGAAGAAGGTTCCCTTGACCATCCCTATTTCCTGAAGCTTCTTTTCGTCAATCCGTTCCTTATCCTTTACTATCAGTCTGAGTCTTGTGGCGCAGTGGGTGGCTGACAATATATTGTCCTTTCCCACCGCCTCCACTATCCGGCCTGCCGCATCCCTGTACTGATTCCCTTCCATCACGATTCCCTCCGCATTCTAACAGCTGCCTTTTAAAAGCAGCGCCTGATATGGTTCCAAATAAAGCGTTCCGTCCTCTATGCCGGCTCTATTACCGGCGGTTTCTTTGCCGGCTGTCTTTTTGTCAGCTGTTTTCCCATTAAACATCACTCCGTCCATTGCCTCCCGGTCATTGGCCCATATGCATCCTGCGCTGATTCCCGGCAGCCTCTCCACGGTCCCTGTACCGCTGAAATTAAAGTAACACCAGATAACCGTATCCTCTGTTCTTCTCTCATAGGCAATTACATGTTCGCTGCACGCCAGAGGACGTATGGCGCCGTATACCAGGCAGTCCCTCCAGGGTCCCCACTGTCTGAACCGAATCATGGAGCGGTAAAACTCCAGTATGCTGTCCCTGTCCCCTTCCTGGGTTTTTGCGCTGTTCTCCGGATATTCCCGGCTCATGGGCAGCCATGGCGCTGTTTCAGAAAATCCGCCGTATCGCCCGCCGGTCCATGGGAACGGAGTCCTGGCATTATCGCGGCTTCTCAGGTTGATGATTTGAAGCGCCTCCTCTTCACTGAAGCCTTCCTCCAGGGAACGGTGGTACTGGTCTATGCTGGATATATCGTTAAATGCATCCAGGGAACTCCGTTCAAAATTCACCATTCCCAGCTCCTGCCCCTGGTACAGGAAGGGGGTTCCCCTCAGGAAGAAATACATGGCTGCCAGCATCTTGACAGCACTGGGATTTTCTGCTGCTTCCTTCAGATATTTGGTTGCCGCTCTGGGCTGATCATGGTTTTCGATGAAGTTGGCCCCCCATCCATAGGTCTGGACAGCCATCTGGCTTGCCATGATTTTATCCTTAAGCTCTTTCACCGTCCATTCCCTTCGCTTAAACCATTCGCTGCCCGAGGCTATATCTAAATCCGCATAGCGGAAATCAAATATCATGGAAAAATAACCGTTCCTTCCAATGAAATCCCCCAGTCCTTCATAGGGAACGCCAGGCGCCTCCGCCACAGTCACACATCCATGCCTGTCAAAGGTTTCCCGCTTCAGTTCATTGAGAAATTCCCCGATTCCCGGCTGGTTCCTGGAAGCCTTGGTGCATTTGGCCCGTCCGTCTGCCCCGTCCGGCTCTTGGTCTGCAAAGGTCAGGTCTTTCTTTATAAAGGTAATGGCGTCGATGCGGAATCCGGCAATTCCCTTCTCCAGCCACCAGTTGACCATCTCATACAGCTTCTTCCGAAGGGTTTCATTTTCCCAGTTTAAGTCCGGCTGTTTCTTCCCGAATGCATGGAAATAATATTCACTGCGTCCTTCCACCTTTTCCCACACACTGCCTCCGAATACAGAACGCCAGTTATTTGGTTCCCTGTCCCCCTTCTTAAATATATAGTAGCTGTGTTCCTCCCCTTCGGGATCCTCCATAGCCTGTCTGAACCATCGGTGCTCATCCGAGGTATGGTTGATAACCAAATCCAGTATGATTTTGATTCCCATATCTCCCGCCCGCTCTATGAGCTCATCCAGTTCCTCCATGGTTCCGAATTCAGGGGCCAGTGCACAGTAGTCGGACACATCGTAACCATTGTCATCCATGGGAGACTGGTATATGGGGCAGAGCCACAGCATAGTAATCCCAAGCGCCTTCAGATAATCCAGCTTTTCCAAAATCCCCCGTATATCCCCTATACCATCGCCGTTGCTGTCCTTAAAGCTTCGGGGATAAATCTGATACACCACCTCTTCCTTCCACCACGGTTCCTCCGGCCTGATTCTTAACTGCTCTTCTGCTCTCATCTAATCCTCTCCTTCTCCCGATAAATTTTGTCTAATATCACTCTGTATGATATATCCCTGCCCATATCTCTCTGCCTGATATATCCCTGCCCAACATCTCTCTTCCCGGTAAAACCTCACTCGATAATTCCCCGCCTTACCAGTTCCCTGTATATCCCATCACGGGCAGCCGGCCTGCACAGGGAATCCGCCCATTGCTTCAGCTCCTCATCCCCGTCTTCCATGGCCACTCCGATTCCCGTTGTCCGAATCATATCCACGTCATTCTTTCCGTCCCCAAAGCTCATGGTATCTTCCAATCTTATTCCATTGCGCCTGCACCACCAGCGTATGGCCTGCCCCTTGGTGCAGCCCGCAGGCTGGAGCTCCAGATATCCCCATTTTCTGATTTTGCCGTCCGTGGGGGCAGACTGCTGGACGACAGCGCCCCATCCCGGAACCGTTGCACACACGGCCTCCCAGTCCTCAGGCCGGCACCACAGACAAAATTTGTGTATGTGATCCGGGCTGTGCATATACTCTTTAAGGGTATCTTCATATGGGATACTGTTTTCCTTCTCCCGTTTCCTTATTTCCTCTGCTCCCAGTCCCTTTAGCTTGCCGATAAAGTCCTGTCTAAGCAGCACTGCCGCAGCCCTGTTCATGAATATACGCTCCTGGGACTCCATGGCAAAAGGCAGTTCCCTTGTTAACAGGTATTCCTGAATCCGTTCTGTTTCCGGTTTTTGAAAATAACTTTCCTTCTGCACATATCCGTTTTCCGCGATCAGACAGCCTCCTCCGGCTATGATGCCGTCTGTATCCATGGACAGGATTTCCTCCTGAATGGAAGCCAGATTCCGCCCCGTGCATATCAGTATCCGGATTCCTCTTTCCCTGCACATGCGGACCGCTGTATACGCGCTTTGGGGCACGCCGCTACATTCGTCCCTGAGTGTGCCGTCTATGTCCAAGAAAATTGCCTTAACCATTTTCCCTACCTTCCTTATCTGTGTGACCTCATTCTAGCAAAAAACAAAGGCCCCGGCAATAGCCTGGACCCGCTTAAAATCTTTGTACACTTATAGTACATTTTTTCGGTTTTTGAATATTTGTAAACATGTTAAAAATGCTTATTTCAGAGATTTACAGGGAGTCCAACCGGCGTTTCAGGAACTCCTGGTACGCCAGATACAGATATTCTATCAGAATAAAATAGGGGGTGGATATCTCATATTCAACCCCGTATCTGGCCGGCAGGGTGATGGAATGGATATAGAGATTCTCATCACAGACAGATGCCAGTGTATTATTGCCCAGCCGGGTAATGGAAAGGGTGGGCACCTGTCTCAGCCGCAGTTCCCGGGCCAGACTTACCGTGGCCTCAGACTCCCCGGTCAGTGATATGATGACTGCCATGTCCCGTTCCGTCATCACCCTGGACAATGCGCCCCGCATGTCGTGTCCATGGATATGAAACATTTCCTTCACCGGAAGGAAAATGCGCTTCATCTCGCTGGCCGCCCTAGTCTGGGCTGAGCCGCTGCCATAGAGAAATACCCGCCGGGCCCTGTACAGCTTTTCAAAGAGGGAATCCAGGCCGCGGCCAATCAGCTCATCCATCATTTTGTGGTAACTGTCTGTCACCGTATTAAGCAGCTCTTCCCCAGGTCCCAGGGCTTCTTCTGTTTCCTGCTCCTCCAGTCTGAGCCTGGCCTTCAGCTCCCCGTATCCCGCCAAACCGTTCTTCTTTGCAAAACGCACCAACATGGATTCCGACACATGACAGCTTCCGGCAAATTCTGTTATGCTCATGACAGCGCACTCCTTTTTATGCTCCAGCAAATACCGGCAGATATACTGTTCATTTTCCGTGAACCTGTTATAATTTTTATTGAACGCTTCTTCCAGTCTCATGGCCCTTCCTCTCATATTCCAGGTAATTTACCGACAGCATGTCTAACAGGATGTAGAAGGTAGCCACCATCTCATATCCCGGCTCCCCGCCTCCGCTTATCATTCTGGTTCCGGCATAGAGATTGTACCGGCACATCCGGGCCATGGTATTATTGGTCCAGCGGGTAATGGACAGGGTTTTTATTTCCCTGCACTGGACAAAACGCAGTACCTGTATGCCGTTTTCCGATTCCCCCGACAATGAGATGGCCACAAACAAATCGCCGGACTTAAAATACCGGGAAGCGTACTCCACCTCCCCGTAATCGAATAAATCAATGCAGCACTTTCCAAACATCAGGAAAATACGTTTGAACTCCTCCCCAATGGCCTTCTGCTCATTTCCCGTGCCATAGAGATATATGGTACCCGCCTCATGGATGGCCTCCAGAATCACGCTGTAGTCGTACTCCCTAAGACCTTCCACCATGCGGTGGTAGTTGGATATGATTTCCTCCATATCCAGGCGGGCCAGCTCCTGCATCCCGGCCCGTTCTTTCAGTAAAAGCCTGAACTCAGCAAAGCCGCCGATTCCCAGTTTTTTAAACAGCCTGATCAGGGTTGTCCTGGACACATGGCAGAAGGCCGCCAGTTCCGTACTGTTCATACCGGCAGACTGCGCCTTGTTCCGTAAAATCCGATTCAGAACCTCCCTGTCATTGGCCGTCAGACGGTCGTAGCTTTCATTGATTCTGTATTCCAGGTTCATGGCTGTCTCCTTCCCTTGAACTCCTTCACTGCGCCTTCGTTTCCCCAACTACACTGTAAAGGAAAATGACCCGGATGTCAATGACCCCTGCCGGTCACTTGACCGGGCAGGGGCATGGCGGCGGTGCAGCGCCGTGTAACCCCCTGCGTCGTATTCTCTTTTATTGCCAGACAGGGTTGTGGGGAGTAATTTTCATAAGACACACAGAATCCCCCATCTTTATACTTTTCAGTAACTCAACATCCACTTTACAGGCAAACGCTTGTTCAAAAAGGACCTTGCTGTAGCCGGTAGTACACTGGCACCATGCGGCTGTCTCTAATCGTTCCACCTCGGCAAGCATAGGACAGGGACAAAAATAAAATTGCAGAAAGAGCTCGCCGCCTTTACAAAACAGCCCCGCCGCCTTTGCCTTCTCCGAATTTGTAAATTCTTCTATACTAGCAGCTCCTGCCATCAGCTCCTTTACAAGCACAAGCTTTTCGTTCATTCCGTAACCGCATTGACAATCCATTCGTATTTCTTTGACATCCTCTGATTCAAATTTATTTTCCAGACGCCGCATAACAGACTTCACCCAGTCAGAATTATTTTCCGTATGAGCGGCCTTCTCACAGCCGTATACCACTTCACCAGCCACATCTGCATTGCTTTTTGCTCTGACAGCTTCATACATTACTTTCTCCTGCACTTTTCTTATATCAAACATATTTTCCTCCGTATTTATCTTGTACCAATTTCTATAAAGGCTTAATACTTCTTATATTATAAAAAGAAAGCGCGCTGCCCGCTTCTGAATTCTTGCTGTTATGAAATTGGGATGTACAAATCCATTATAACGCTGTGATTATCCCGGTCAACGCGGCGATAAATATTGAGTCCATATCTCCGCGTCATCTTATAACCACTTTGGGGAAACCAAACGCTGAAAATCCCCTCCAGTGTTTCAAAGATGTCTTTGATCTTTCCATCGAAATGATACACGATCCATTGGCCGCCGCTGATCCGCATGACATTACTTAGCCCACAATCCGGTTCCACAGTCATGCAAATATCGCAGATACATTGCAGCGGGCTGGTAATAGCAGGGTCATTAAAAAACCGCTCAACCAAAAGCGTCTTTTCATTCAAAAAATCCTTGTACTTATCTAAAAACTGATACCAGTTTTTTTCAAGGTCCGCATAAGTTCCAATAAAACGTTCATACAGCACAAACAGATCCTCCTGCTTCTGGACTTCGATTTGTGCGGTATATTCCTCCGCTGTTTTAAAATGGACAATCCGCTCTGAGGAAAAGGGAAGAGACATACTGCGGGTGGGTATTGACTGCCTAAACATAGATGGCGGGGTATCATGGTGCTGTCTGAATACGGAGCTATAATTGGACGCACTATATCCGTAATCCAAACCAATGTCTGTGATTGCTTTTGCTGGGTTGAGTTTCATGTCGATTGCGCTTTGGTCAATTTTACAGCGCTTGATAAATGCATAGACACTTTCGCCGGTTTCTTCCTTGAAGATTCGGCTGAAGTGGTATTTCGATATAAAAAAATGAGCGGCTACTGTATCAAGAGACAAATTTTCATCTAAATGTTTCATAATATAATCAATGCTCTGATTGATAAGTTTTTTTCTATCCATATACCATTCCCTAATGCTTAAAAGCATCATTAATCTTTTCCTTACAAGTAACCGCTGTCAGATATATAGTATACAGCTGTTCTAAATGATTGACAACGCCTGTAAAATCCGTTCTTTAACAGCCTGCCTCAAATTCTCCGGTTCCAGGATAGTTACATTCCCACCAAAGGATAGCAAAAAGCTGTAAAGCCATTCAGAATCCGGTAATTGCGTTTCTACTATGATGTTATCATCCTGCCGAATCATAGTATCATCTTCAAAAGCATCATATAAACGATATGCTACCGACTTATTAAACATTAGCCTTACCTTGAGCAGAGGTCCGTAATTCCCGTCCAGCGTAAAATATGGAGCTTCCTTTTCAGGAGAATATTCAAAGAGTTCTTCTGTCAGTCCAGTCTTTTTCATGCGGGAAAGCCGAAACACACGCGGTTCTTGTCTCATGAGACAATATCCGGCCAAGTACCATGCACGACAGCGATAAATGAGTTTCGCAGGTTCAACAGTTCGTACCGTCATTTCACCTTTGGCACTATAATATTCAAAGTGAATACGCCGCAGCCCGGTAATAGCTTTACGAAGTATTGAAAATAGTTCCTTATCTCTGTGAACCGTTTCGGCTGTTCCCCAGCGTGTTAAGTCAACATCAATCCAATCGCGGTCCTGGCTCATAAATAGCGCGCCTAATTTTAGAAGAACAGGGTCAATATCAGGATATTGAACAGCTCCCAGCCCTTGCAGCGCTAAAAGTATTTCAGCCTGCTCTGTCTTTGAAAGCGTTACTTTATCTAACCGATATCCCTCCAAAAGATAGATACCGCCCTTACGGCCTCCCTGCATGTAGATTGGAATACCAGCAGCACTCATTGTATCTATATCACGGTAAATGGTCCGTACTGAAACGCCAAATTCTTCTGCAAGTTCTGGTGCAGTAACCCGCTCATTGTTTAGCAGAATATATAAAATACGGAAATGGCGCCCTTCATGCATTTTTGCCCCCAATCTTTTTCGGCTTGACTTTAACGCCTACCAGTCGGATCAGGTCAGGCAGTTCTTCATCACTTATAACCGAACGATTAAGCCAACCGCCGTCTGCACCGCAGGCATATCGGTTAAGCCAGCTTGCTTGTATTTCCGGCAACAATTCGCCAAATATGGAATCAACCTCCTGAGCGCCTTTATCGTTGATAGAAATAGTACAGCAAAAACCGCCTTCTTCAAAAAACACATACAGCAGCAACGACTTTTTATGAGAATACCGGAAACTCCAGCCATATTCATTGCCGAAGGGAAACCTTATTTCGCGGCTTACATCGTACCGCTCTCTTAGCATTTCCTCAAAGCGCATTAAACGCTTCCAAGCCTCAATGCCCATAAAAATCCGGATAAGAGACTCTGGCGGCTGTTGATATTTTTCAGTCAGCCTTGTTTTCTTTTTTTCATATCGAATTTTTTCTGCCATATCAAAACACCTCTTTAATCTTTATCTGTTAATTATAGTATACCATAGATACCATGACACGCTCTGTCATGTTTTTGTTGGGTTAGTCATCTTTTTTATTTGAGTACATGGTTGTCATTATTATAAAATTAAAAAAATCCCATACCGGCGGAAACGCCGCACATTGTCTCCAATGGCGGCGTTTTTGTTGTGTGTTGGCTCCTGTGTTTTCATTTGTCTTATTATGCCCTTGCCTAGAACCTCTAACTGGTATGTCCCTACATAACCTTCTGCAAAAGCCTTCTGAACACCAGCAGGAGCACCGCAAAAAATACGGCTACGGATATCAGGGTCTTTGTCACGGTCATGCTGATGAACCCGCTTATAAGGATTCCGATATAAAGCGATATCATCATGGTGTATCCCGTATAGGCCCAGCAGCGCAGCCCCAGCATACGGTTCCTCTCATCGGTCTCATATATCCTGCGCTTCTCCTTAAGCTCGGGATTTCGCAGATATTTCAGATTGCGCATGATGGTTATGACGCCGGCCGCGGCCAGGCCAAATCCGGTCCCGCCGTAAAATCCCGGCATAAAATCCTTGTATCCCTGTTCCAGATACATCACCATGGCATGGTTTCCGACCGCAAAAGACAGGCCTATGGCCGCTGCGCCCAACAGGATAAAACATATCCCATACACAATCCTGTTCCTGCACCTCTTCTCAAAATCAATGGGATTTTCAATAAATAACTGATTCAGCCACATAATCATTCCTCCTCTTCAAATAAAAATATATCCTCTATGCTCTTTCCGAAAAATCTTGAAATCTTAAAAGCCAGCTGCAGGGAAGCATTATACTTCCCGTTTTCCAGGGATATTATGGTCTGCCTGGTCACCCCCAGGGCCAAAGCCAGCTCCTCCTGGGTTACCTTGTTCTGTTTCCTTAGTTCCTGTATCCTGGTTTTCAATCACACCACCCTCTCGTTTCGTTCTAGCCCTATTTGTTCTAACCTCATTCCAGCATCATTCATTCCAGCCTTAAATCTTCTCTCCTCATTTTCGTCTCCATCTCTTACAGTATAGTTCGCTTTACATTTTTAGTATAGTATGCTTTACATTAAATGTCAAGGTTGTTTTACATTTTTTATCCGGAACAAAATCCGGAAGACAAAAACCTGAATACAACTATCTAAATACATCTATCTGAATACATCTATCTGAATACATCTATCTGAATACATCTATCTGAATACATCTATCTGAATGCAAAGGGCTGCCCCTGAGGATTCCGATTACAGCGGATCCCCGGGGGCAGCCCTTTGCATTCATTCTGTTCTTGTCAAATACACTTTTTAATTACCTTTTAATTCCCCAGAAACTTGGAGGCATATCCCTGAATGAATATGATGAGTACAATCAAAGGCAGGATATAGCTCACATAAACCCTGGTCCATGCGGGGAAATGAATCCCCTCCCCTTCATTGGCCTCCGCCATAAATTTCTTAAAGCCCCATCCGTAACGGCTGGTGCAAAACAGCAGATAAAGCATGCTGCCGATAGGCAGAAGGTTGTTGCTGAGGATAAAATCCTCCAGATCCAGAACCGTGCTTCCCTCTCCCAGGGGAGCAAAGCTGCTCCAGAGGTTAAAGCCCAGCACACAAGGAAGGGATAAAAGGATGATGGCGGCTATGTTGCAGAGAACCGCCTTCTTAAGGGTGCAGCCCGTCAAATCCGTGGCAAAGGAAATGATGTTCTGGAACACCGCGATAATGGTGGAAAAAGCCGCAAAGGACATAAACAGGAAAAACAGTGTCCCCCAGATTCTGCCGCCTGCCATATGGTTAAACACATTGGGCAGGGTAATGAAAATCAGGGACGGCCCTGATTTGGCCTCAATATTGTAGGCAAAGCAGGCCGGGAATATGATGAGTCCTGCCATGAAGGCCACCAGGGTGTCCAGCAGGGTGACGCTGACGGCCTCCCCTGTCAGTGTCCTCTCCTTGCCGATATAGCTACCAAAGATGGCCAGGGCTCCGATGCCGATGCTCAGGGTGAAAAAGGATTGTCCCAGGGCAGCAAACACGGCTTCCCCGATACCCGACTCCACCATTTTCCCAAAGTCAGGCTTCAGGTAAAACTCCAGACCGGGACCGCCTCCCGGCAGAACCATGGAATGTACGGCCAGCACCACCATCAGCACCAGCAGACACACCATCATGACCTTTGTAATGCGCTCCACCCCCTTCTGAAGACCCATGGCGCAGACTTCAAAGCACAGAAGCACCACGATGACCATGAATCCTCCCATCAGCGCGGGATTGGCCAGCATACTGACGAATTCACCGGCCACTGCCTCTGCATCCATGCCGCCGAAATCCCCCTTAAGAGTTTTAAAGAAATAAAGCATCATCCATCCGCCCACCGTTGTGTAGAACATCATCAGAATATAGTTGCCTGCCATGGCGATGTACTTGGTCAGATGCCACCTGCTTCCTTTTGGCTCCAGCAGGTCAAAGGACAGGGCAGCGCTTTTCCGGCTGGCCCTTCCCACTGCAAATTCCATGACTACGATGGGAAGTCCCAGTATCAGCAGGAACACCAGGTATACCAGCACAAAAGCGGCCCCTCCGTATTCGCCTACTATATAAGGGAACCGCCACACATTGCCCAAACCAATGGCGCACCCTGCGCTTATAAGGATGAAGCCCAGCCTGGACGAGAATTTTTCGCGTTCCATCTATATATCCCCCGTTTCGTAATATATCGTGAGTTACCGGCCTTTTCAGACAGCCGGACTCAATAAAAGAGCCCTTAACCCTAAGGACTCTTTCATATACTACCATATTATTACATAAATATCAACCTATCTCTGTCCTTTGTCGTAGGGAACGCCGGAGGCCTTGGGCGCCTGGGAGTTCCTGGATGTAAATACAAGGACAATCAAGGTAGCCACATAGGGTATCATCTTATACACATAGCTGGGTATCCCTGTTGCCGCCAGGAACGGTATGCCGGAATAAGCTGCCGCCACCGCCTTCATGAGGCCGAAGAACAGGGAGGCCCACATGATTTTCACCGGCTTCCACTGTCCGAAGATAAGGACCGCCAGGGCCAGGAATCCGTATCCGGCCACATCCGCGTTAAAGTTGGTGGATGTGGGCACCACGAACACCAGCCCCCCTAAACCGCCCAGAACTCCGGATATGAGGACGCCTGCGTACTGCATGCGGCAGACATTGATACCCGCTGCGTCTGCTGCCTGGGGATGCTCGCCGCAGGAGCGCAGCCTCAGGCCGAACCTGGTCCGGTAAAGCACCAGGGTGGACAAAATCAGAATGGCGACGCCCAGATACGTGGTGATATATGTGTTCTGGAATAACAAAGGCCCGAAAAACGGGATGCTGCCCAGCAGGGGAACGGATTCAATCCGGAAGGTGTTGTTAAACTGAATCTGCTGTACTCCCTGGATGACCCTGGCCACAAAGATGGCAAAGGCCGGGGCAAACATGTTAAGGGCGGTTCCGCTGATGGTCTGGTTTGCCTTCATGTTAATGGATGCGTAGGCATGGAAAAAGGCAAAGACAGCCCCTGTGGCCGTGGAGATAAGGATGGCCAGAAGCAGCTGCATCTGTCCGCTCATCCTGCCTCCTGTCATGTTCAGGAACAGGATGCCTGTAAAGGCTCCCATGGTCATGATTCCCTCCAGAGCAATGTTGACCACGCCGCTCCGCTCGGAAAACATGCCTCCCAGAGCCACAATCATCAGGGGAATGGTAAAAAGCATGGTCTGCTGGAATATAAAATAAATCACACTCATGTCCGGCCGCCTCCTTTCTCCCGTTTATGGTTCATCCGGGTCAGGATGGTCTTCACTATCAGGGCAAAGGCGCTGAAATAAATAATGACCGCCACAATGATATCAATGATTTCCGTGGAGAATTCAAAGAGCTGCAGGTAAAATCCCCCGGCTGTCAGATACGCAATGAACAGCCCGGAAAACAGCACTCCGATGGGATGGCTCAGTCCCAGCAGCGCCACGGAGATACCGGTAAAGCCTTCCGACGCAAGCACATCCTTTATCTCTATGTGCTTGCCGGTGCCTGCCAGGTAGAGTAGTCCCCCTGCCATGCCTGCTATGGCCCCGGCTATGACCATGCTCATGATAATATTCCTTTTCTCATTGATGCCCGCGTACCTGCTGGCATCCCTGTTAAAGCCCACTGCCTTAAGCTCATAGCCAAAGGTGGTCTTATTGAGGATAACCCAGATAATCAGCACGGCGGCAATGGCCAGAAGGATACCGCCGCCCACGCTGGACTCCGGAAACAGCTTATCCATTCCCATCTTGGGAATCTGGGCCGTGGCAGCCACATTTCTGGATTCGTTGCGCAGGTTGTTAAAGAGAGGTTTGTAGCTCTTTACAATCCAGTTCACCATATACATACCGATATAGTTCATCATAATGGAGGCAATAACCTCATTTACATTAAAGCAGGCTTTCAGGAATCCCGGGACCATTCCCCACAGAGCCCCGCCCAGTATTGCCGCCAGCAGGGCCACGGCCCACTGTATCCTCCCCAGCCCCGTCCACATGATACCCACATAGACAGCTGCGAAGGCGCCCACAATAAACTGCCCCGGCGTACCGATATTGAACAGGCCTGTCTTAAAGGCAAAGCCAACGGAAAGACCGGTCAGTATGATGGGGGTTGCATAGTAAAACACCTGTCCCACGCCCTTCAGACCGTGGGTAAAGGCTCCTGTCAGGATGGTCACAAATCCCGGCAGTGCCTGGGACGGATTGCATATAAGGAGTATGACGAATCCTACCAGCAGTCCGATAACAATGGCAAAGACCGATGACAGCACGCCTACATAATCCCGTTTTCTCCCTGTCCTGTTGTTTGTGCTCACGCCCTCTCACCTGCCTTTCCTTCTGGCTCCTGGCGTTTGGAACCTGCCATGTAAAGGCCCAGCTCCTGTACCGTCACTTCCTGTGGATTCAGGTCAGCCACAATGGTTCCCTCAAACATGACCAGAATCCGGTCGCTGAGATTCATGACCTCGTCCAGTTCCAGGGATATGAGCAGAATGGCCGTACCTGCGTCCCTCTGCTTTACCAGCTCCCTGTGGATGTACTCAATGGCGCCCACATCCAGCCCTCTGGTAGGCTGGACCGCCAGCAGGATGTCGTGGTCCCTGGATATCTCCCTTGCCACGATTGCCTTCTGCTGGTTGCCTCCGGACATGCTGCGGGTGATTGTGTCCGCTCCCTCGCCGCTTCGTATGTCAAAGTCTTCAATCAGCTTGTCGGCATAATTATAAATTTCC
Coding sequences within:
- a CDS encoding helix-turn-helix transcriptional regulator yields the protein MKTRIQELRKQNKVTQEELALALGVTRQTIISLENGKYNASLQLAFKISRFFGKSIEDIFLFEEEE
- a CDS encoding sodium-dependent transporter: MEREKFSSRLGFILISAGCAIGLGNVWRFPYIVGEYGGAAFVLVYLVFLLILGLPIVVMEFAVGRASRKSAALSFDLLEPKGSRWHLTKYIAMAGNYILMMFYTTVGGWMMLYFFKTLKGDFGGMDAEAVAGEFVSMLANPALMGGFMVIVVLLCFEVCAMGLQKGVERITKVMMVCLLVLMVVLAVHSMVLPGGGPGLEFYLKPDFGKMVESGIGEAVFAALGQSFFTLSIGIGALAIFGSYIGKERTLTGEAVSVTLLDTLVAFMAGLIIFPACFAYNIEAKSGPSLIFITLPNVFNHMAGGRIWGTLFFLFMSFAAFSTIIAVFQNIISFATDLTGCTLKKAVLCNIAAIILLSLPCVLGFNLWSSFAPLGEGSTVLDLEDFILSNNLLPIGSMLYLLFCTSRYGWGFKKFMAEANEGEGIHFPAWTRVYVSYILPLIVLIIFIQGYASKFLGN
- a CDS encoding ABC transporter permease, producing the protein MSVIYFIFQQTMLFTIPLMIVALGGMFSERSGVVNIALEGIMTMGAFTGILFLNMTGGRMSGQMQLLLAILISTATGAVFAFFHAYASINMKANQTISGTALNMFAPAFAIFVARVIQGVQQIQFNNTFRIESVPLLGSIPFFGPLLFQNTYITTYLGVAILILSTLVLYRTRFGLRLRSCGEHPQAADAAGINVCRMQYAGVLISGVLGGLGGLVFVVPTSTNFNADVAGYGFLALAVLIFGQWKPVKIMWASLFFGLMKAVAAAYSGIPFLAATGIPSYVYKMIPYVATLIVLVFTSRNSQAPKASGVPYDKGQR
- a CDS encoding ABC transporter permease produces the protein MSTNNRTGRKRDYVGVLSSVFAIVIGLLVGFVILLICNPSQALPGFVTILTGAFTHGLKGVGQVFYYATPIILTGLSVGFAFKTGLFNIGTPGQFIVGAFAAVYVGIMWTGLGRIQWAVALLAAILGGALWGMVPGFLKACFNVNEVIASIMMNYIGMYMVNWIVKSYKPLFNNLRNESRNVAATAQIPKMGMDKLFPESSVGGGILLAIAAVLIIWVILNKTTFGYELKAVGFNRDASRYAGINEKRNIIMSMVIAGAIAGMAGGLLYLAGTGKHIEIKDVLASEGFTGISVALLGLSHPIGVLFSGLFIAYLTAGGFYLQLFEFSTEIIDIIVAVIIYFSAFALIVKTILTRMNHKREKGGGRT